CTCCGCTCCATCGAGCCCTGGCTGAAGACCGACACCGCGCCTCCGCCGGATAGCGAGCGCCTGCAGTCCAAGGAGGAGCGTGCCAAGCTCGACGGGCTGTGGGAGTGCATCCTGTGCTTCTGCTGCTCCACCGCCTGCCCCTCCTACTGGTGGAATGGCGACCGGTACCTGGGCCCGGCAGTGCTGCTGCAGGCCTATCGCTGGATCGCCGACTCGCGCGACGAGGCGACTGGCCAACGCCTGGACAACCTGGAAGATCCCTTCCGGCTCTATCGCTGCCATACCATCATGAACTGCACGGCCACCTGCCCGAAGGGCCTGAACCCGGCGGAGGCCATCGGCAGCATCAAGCAGATGATGGTCGAGCGGCAGGGCTGAGCCTTCCGCCTTCCATGAGAACGGCCTGCCTGGGAAACCCGGCAGGCCGTTTTTTTGGGCCCCGAATCAGGAACTGGTGACGAAACTGCTGCCCGGTTCCCCTGGCTCCGCATTGTCTTGCAGCATCGACAGGGTGGCTGTGCGATTGACTATCGAGTAAATCTTTCCGTCCCGGATATCCGCAACGGCGGCAACCGGCAGGTAATGATGTTTGCCATCTTCCGATTCGTCTTTGGTCAGCTTGATGAAATCACCGACCAGCTCATCGACTGTACCGACGTGATGGCCGCAGGACCCCAGAATTTCAGCGTGTTCCTTGATCATTGACTTATCGGTCATGGGATGGACTCTCTCGTTATTGGTGAATGGGAGATGAACAACTGGAGGCGATGAAAGCTCCATCACTGCGGTGCGAGCAGCTCATTTTCCATGTTCTTCCAATTACTTCGGGGTTGATCTTCATCTAATGCGGTTGCCGTCGCCGCATGAACGAGCTATGCCGCAATGCGATGGATGGCCCGACAAAGCCGGCGGAGGCGTCTCGCCTCCCGAACCCCGCCGAGGGACCTTTACCCGCCTACCGCGCGAGGGTAGCGGCGGGCCTGCTGCGTCCTGATTCCGCGCAGGCCTTCGCGGCCGAGACGCTTCAGGATCTCTGGCGCCGGCTGCGGGGATACGAACCCCGGCAGGAGGAACCCGGCAAGCCCGGTGGCGGTTTCATGGCGCGCTTCTTCCGCCGCAAGCCGGTGGATGAGGCGCCGGGCGATACGCCCCAGGGCCTCTACCTGGTAGGGGAAGTCGGTCGCGGAAAGTCCATGCTGATGGACCTCTTCTTCGACTGCGCTGATGTGCCGCGCAAGCGGCGCATCCACTTCCACCAGTTCATGCAGGAATGCCACGCGCGCATCCATGCCTGGCGCAAGCAGAACCCTGGCGACGCTGACCCTATCCCGCCGCTGGCCGAGGCCATCACGAACGAGGCGGCGCTGCTCTGCTTCGATGAGTTCCAGGTGCATGACATCACCGATGCCATGATCCTGGGGCGGCTCTTCGAGGCGCTTTTCGCCCGTGGGGTCGTGGTGGTGGCCACCTCCAACACCGCGCCGGACGACCTCTTCAAGGGAAGGCCGGGCCGGGACGCCTTCCTTCCCTTCATCCAGCTGATCAAGCAGAAGGTGGCGGTGCTGCACCTGCAATCGGCGCAGGATTACCGCCGTGACCGCATCCATGGCCTGCCGACCTGGCATGTCCCGGCCGATGCGCGGGCGGAGCGGGCGCTGGACAGCGCCTTTCACGAACTCACGGGCCAGAAGCACGGCACGCCCCGGACGCTGTCCGTGCTGGGGCGGCAGATCGAGGTGCCGCAGGCCGTGGGCGGCGTGGCGCGGGCCGATTTCGACGCTCTCTGCGGCAAGCCGCTGGGACCGGCCGATTATCTGGCCTTCTCCACGCATTTTCACACCCTGGTGCTGGACGGGGTGCCGCGGCTGGGGCCGGACAATTTCGACCGGGCCCGCCGCTTCATCACGCTCGTGGATACGCTCTACGAGCATCGTTGCAAGCTGGTCGCCTCCGCCGCGGCGGTGCCGGACCAGCTCTACGAACGGGGGGAGAATGCGGCGATGTTCCAGCGCACCGCATCCCGCCTGATCGAAATGCAGAGTCAGGAATACCTGTCCCTGCCGCATCTGACGTGACTGCGCTGGCGTCCGGAGGGGGAAATTCCGGGCGCCGGTTTTGGGGTTTTTTTGGGGGAGTTCTGCCATGCGTTTGATTCAGCTGTGCCTTCTGGCACTTTTCGCGATGGCTCTGGCCGCGCCCGCGGCCGATGCCGCCAGCCCGCGCGGTGAAGCCCGCGCCACCAAGGTGGTGAAGCCCGCCAGCCGGGCCGCGGCGCCTCGCGCCGCTGTCCGCCCGGTCGTGGCCCGGCCTGCCGCCACGCGCCAGCCGGCTGCCGCCCGTAGCACCAAGACCGCCAGCCGCGCGGCGGCGCGCGCCACCACCGGCCGCCAGACCGCCAAGGCAACCA
This genomic window from Roseomonas marmotae contains:
- a CDS encoding DUF2171 domain-containing protein, yielding MTDKSMIKEHAEILGSCGHHVGTVDELVGDFIKLTKDESEDGKHHYLPVAAVADIRDGKIYSIVNRTATLSMLQDNAEPGEPGSSFVTSS
- the zapE gene encoding cell division protein ZapE, giving the protein MDGPTKPAEASRLPNPAEGPLPAYRARVAAGLLRPDSAQAFAAETLQDLWRRLRGYEPRQEEPGKPGGGFMARFFRRKPVDEAPGDTPQGLYLVGEVGRGKSMLMDLFFDCADVPRKRRIHFHQFMQECHARIHAWRKQNPGDADPIPPLAEAITNEAALLCFDEFQVHDITDAMILGRLFEALFARGVVVVATSNTAPDDLFKGRPGRDAFLPFIQLIKQKVAVLHLQSAQDYRRDRIHGLPTWHVPADARAERALDSAFHELTGQKHGTPRTLSVLGRQIEVPQAVGGVARADFDALCGKPLGPADYLAFSTHFHTLVLDGVPRLGPDNFDRARRFITLVDTLYEHRCKLVASAAAVPDQLYERGENAAMFQRTASRLIEMQSQEYLSLPHLT